The Betaproteobacteria bacterium genome contains the following window.
TAAGCCTTCCAAGATGTACTTCTTGACGTCTTCCGGTGATACCAAGGGATACTCCTTTCGCTACTTTGCTAATGGCGCAATTTGTAGCCCGTTCGAATGAGATGCAAAGTGAAGGCACTGAGCAGCACCAGACATACCGCCACGATGGCCAGGCTTTTCGCCGGGGGCACATCGCTCATTCCGAAAAAGCCGAAGCGAAAGCCATCGATCATGTAGAAGAACGGGTTCAAATGCGAAATCCCCTGCCAGAAAGCGGGCAGGGAGTGGATGGAGTAGAACACGCCGGAGAGAAATGTGAGCGGCACGATGATGAAATTCTGGAATGCAGCCATCTGATCGAACTTATCCGCCCACAGTCCGGCCACCAGTCCCAGAGCGCCGAGGATAGCACCACCGCCGATGGCAAACGCAAGCGCCCAGAGGGGATGCACCAGGGGAAGCTGAGTCAGCCACATGGTCCCCAGTACCACGCCCACGCATACCGTTATCCCGCGCAAGGTGGCGGCCAGGACGTAGGCGAGGAAGGTGGCTCCCGGGGTCAGGGGCGTGAGCAGAAGGAATACGATGTTGCCCGTCACCTTGGACTGGATCAAGCTCGACGAGCTGTTGGCAAAGGCGTTTTGCAGCAATGACATCATGGCGAGGCCCGGGATCAGGAAGGCCGTATAGCCCACTCCGGGATAGATTTCGACGCGCCCCTCCAGAACGTGGGAAAAAATGAGGAGGTAGAGCAAGGCCGTGAGCACGGGGGCGACCACGGTTTGAAACGCCACCTTCCAGAAGCGCAACAGCTCCTTGTACAGCAGGGTCGAAAATCCGCTCATGCCGCCTTGGCCATCATGCGCACGAATACTTCTTCCAGATCCGCCTGCAACACTTCCATTTCCAGCACTTCTACCGAGGCTTCCCGTAGCGCGGCGAGAGTCGCTTCGATTTCCCCATAACTTTTGAGGCTCATTACAAAACCGCCCTCCTGCTCCGCGGTGACCTTGGCGCGCAGAGCAGGCGGCAATCGAGCCTGCGCCGTTCGCAACCGCAAATGCACCCCCGGCAAGCCGCGCACGAGATTGGCCGTCGTGTCGAGGGCGACGAGGCGGCCCTGCTTGAGCATCGCGATGCGCCCGCATAGAGCTTCCGCTTCCTCCAGATAGTGCGTCGTCAGCACAATGGTGTGGCCGGCCACATTGAGTTCTCGAACGAATTGCCAGAGGGCTTGGCGCAACTCCACGTCCACACCTGCCGTGGGCTCATCCAATATGATGACCGGGGGCTTGTGGACCAGAGCCTGCGCCACCAGCACCCGGCGCTTCATGCCCCCCGAGAGGGATCGCATGTTCGCATGCGCCTTGTCCTGCAAGTCGAGGCGCTCGATGAGGTGGCCGATCCACGCATCGTTATTCCGCAAACCGAAATACCCCGATTGAATGCGCAAGGTTTCGCGCACGGAAAAAAACGGATCGAAGACCAATTCCTGCGGCACCACGCCCAAGGCCCTGCGCGCCTGTTGGTAACCGGTACGCACATCGTGACCGGCGACTCTAAAGCTTCCCTGGTCAGCGCGCGCGAGCCCCGCCAGGATGCTGATGAGCGTCGTTTTCCCCGCGCCATTGGGCCCCAGCAGGCCAAAGAACTCGCCAGATTGCACGGTAAGCGTCACACCGTCCAAGGCCTGCACACGGCCAAAGCGCTTGTACGCGCCTTGCACTTCGATGGCCGCCATGCTTTAAGCGCTGGGTAACAGATCGAGGACCTCGTACACCGAGGCCAAGCTGCGCATGTTTTGAGTAAGGTTGTGAAACCGTACGGTTCCACCTTGGCGGGAAAGGACTCGCGCCCATTCGAAGAGGATGCTCAAGGCAGAGGAATCCACTTCAGTGACGGCGGAGAGATCCACCTCGATGGCTCCGCCTCCCCGTTGCTGGAATTGCCGAAGGCCCTCGTCTCGCAACGCCGTGGCATTTCGAATCGTCACCGGGCCCGCTACCCAGTAACGGCCATCCCTATTCTCGATGGTCACTTCTTGGTTTGCGCGGCGGCGGTGCGCCTGCTATTCATCTCGGTCAATGCCTTGATGAGGCCATCGATGCCGCCTTGCTTGATCTGCTCGGAAAAAGTGCTGCGATAGGTGCTGACCAGGCTCACCTCGTTCACCGTCACGTCGTAAACCTTCCAGGCGTCCGGCGCCTTGAACATGCTGTAGTCCACGCTGATGGGGGGCGCACCGCCGGGCAAGCGGATCTGGGTCTTCACTTGTACATCGTCGTCGGTAGGTTGCAGCTTGACGGGCTTCACGTCCACCACCACCCCCCGCGCCGCCGAGTAAGCGGTGGTATAGGAGCGCAGCAGCAGCGCCCGGAACTGCGCGACGATGCTCTGCTGTTGCTCCGGCGTAGCTTGGCGCCAGCTCTTGCCCACCGCCAAGCGCGCTATACGCTCGAAATCGAAGTGCATGACGATTTTTTCCTCGATGGCCTTCGCCACCGTGGCGGCGTCCGTATCGTTTTTACTCAAAATCTTGAGGACATCGTCAGCCACGCCCTTTACCAGCGCGTCGGGTGCTAGTTGCGCGAAGCTCAGGCGCGCGAACACCGACAATGCCGCGATGCCGGCCCATACAACAAACGTTCTTCTGCTGAAATTCATTCTTACCCTCGCTTGAATTTTCCGGCTATTTCTGCGAATTACCCTCGGCGGCCTTGCTGTAAAGGAATTGCCCGATTATCTTCTCCAAGACCACGGCGGACTGCGTCATCTTCATGGTGTCCCCGTTCTTCAAAAGCAACTCGTCGCCGCCGCCCTCCAGCCCCACATATTGCTCGCCCAACAGACCCGCCGTCAGTATCGAGGCGATCGTATCCTTGGGAAACTCGTAACTCTTGCCGATGAGCATGGTAACGCGCCCCACGAACTTCTTGTTGTCGAACTGCACTTGCTCCACGCGCCCGACGACCACGCCCGCGCTCTTGACGGGTGCGCGCACCTTCAAGCCGCCGATATTGTCGAATTCCGCGATAACGCGGTAGCCGCCGGTTTCGCTGACGGAGCTGGCATTGCCCACCTTGAGAGCCAGCACGAGTAGGGCAATCAATCCCCCGGTAACGAAAATTCCCACCCATAGATCGACCGCGGTACGTGACATCTTGAGATCCTTATATTCCGGTAAACATGAACGAGGTCAGCACGAAATCCAGCGCGAGCACCGCCAAGGCGGAGGTCACGACGGTGCGCGTCACCGCGAAGGACACTCCCTCCGCGGTGGGCGGCGAATCGTAGCCTTCGAATAAAGCGATGGCCGTGACCGCCGCGCCGAACACCACGCTCTTAATAACGCCATTGACGATGTCGTAGCGTAGGTCAACATTGGCCTGCATTTGCGACCAGAAGGCTCCCGTATCCACACCGAGGATCACCACCCCGATCAGATAGCCCCCGAAAATGCCCATGGCGCTGAAGATGGCGGCCAACAAAGGCATGGCGATAAAGCCGCCCCAGAACATGGGCGACACCACGCGCGCGAAGGGGTCCACCGCCATCATCTCCATGGCGGAGAGTTGTTCGTTGGATTTCATGAGTCCAAGCTTCGCCGTCATGGCGGAGCCCGCGCGGCTGGCGAATAACAGCGCGGAAACCACCGGGCCCAGTTCGCGCACCAAAGACAGTGCCACCAAGGTTCCAAGGGCTTCAGCCGACCCGTAGCGCTTCAAGGTTTCATAGCCTTGCACCCCCAGCACCATACCCACGAACAAGCCCGAGATAATGATGATGATGAGCGACAGCACGCCGCTAAAAAACACTTCGTCCAACAGCAACCGCGGCCGGCGAAAACCGAGCAAACTTTGCGAGATTACCTGCCCCATGAAGCGTGTGGCCGAGCCAAAGCGCCACACCCCATTGACCACCTGGTGGCCAATCAGACGCACCCCGCTGTCCAGTGCTTTGATCATCGTGCCGCCATGCCAAGATCCTCGGCGTACCGCAGCGAGGGATAATGAAAGGGGACGGGTCCGTCGGGGTGTCCGTGCACAAACTGCTTCACGAAGAGATCTTCCGAACTCAGTATTTCCCGCGGCGTGCCCTTCGCCACGATGGTTCCCGCCGCCACGATATAGACATAGTCAACCACGGGCATGGAGCCGTGGATATCGTGGGTCACCAGAATCGAGGTGGCACCCAGGGCATCGTTTAGCTTGCGGATGAGGTTGGAGATGACCCCCACGGAAATGGGATCCAATCCAGTGAAAGGTTCGTCGTACATCATCAGCATGGGATCCAGGGCGATGGCCCGGGCCAGGGCCACCCTGCGCGCCATTCCGCCCGACAACTCCGAAGGCTTGAGCGCATGGGCGCCCCGCAAGCCAACGGCGTTGAGCTTCATGAGCACCAAGTCGCGAATCATGGATTCCGGCAACCCGGAATGCTCACGCAGTGGGAACGCCACGTTATCGAACACCGTGAGATCCGTGAACAGAGCGCCAAACTGAAACAGCATACCCATGCGGCGGCGCAACGCGTACAGTTCGTCATGGGGCAATTGGTGAACGACTTCACCCATCACCTGTATCTGACCGGCGCCGGGTTTGAGTTGCCCGCCGATCAAACGCAGGACCGTCGTTTTCCCGCTCCCGCTGCCACCCATGATGGCCACCACCTTCCCGCGCGGAATGGACATGGAAATTCCATTCAGAATTGCGCGAGAGCCGTAGCCGAAACGAACGTTATCGATTTCTACGACGTTATCTTGTCCTGCCGGCACGCTGTTCATTCCGCGTTGAAGGTGCGCGGCATTCTAATTCAATGCGAGCCCGCCGCCTATTTCTAGTATGCCGGTTGCATTCGAAGGAAAATCCCGGCACTGTTCGCCCCCATCATGGAAGCCCCAGAAACTCCTAGCGCGGACCGCCCGCCCGCCATTCGGTTCCGCAATACCAGCCGCCGTTACGGTGCGCACCTCGCCGTGGAGGACGTGAGCTTCGACGTCCTGCCGGGAGAGTGTTTCGGTTTGGTTGGCGGAAACGGCGCGGGCAAGACCACCTTGCTCAAATGCATGCTGGATTTCATCCCGGCACATGCGGGCGCTATAGAGATATACGGTGTTCCCTACGGCGAGACACGCGCGCGCTCCAAGATCGCTTTCCTGCCGGAGCGCTTCGTCCCTCCCTATTATCTGACTGGAGTGGATTTTCTGCGCTACATGCTCAAGCTGCATGAGCGGCCCTACGACGCCGGTGCGACTGCCGCGATCCTTGAAGGTCTGGACCTAGATCAGAGCGCGCTGCGCAAGCCCGTGCGCGACTATTCGAAAGGCATGACTCAGAAACTCGGGTTAGCCATGTGTTTCTTGAGCGAGAAGGAGTTGCTGGTCTTCGATGAACCCACAACGGGCCTAGACCCCAAGGCCCGGGCGCTTTTCAAGACGCGGATACGGGGCGCGGTGGCCAGCGGCCGCTCTGTGTTGCTCACGTCCCACTCGCTGGGGGATGTCGAGGAAATGTGCCAGTGCATGGCGTTGTTGCACCATGGACGATTGCTATTCATGGGATCGCCCCAGGCATTGCGCGAGAAGTTCAACGCGCCCACCTTGGAGGCCGCTTATCTTGAATGCATCTCGGAAGGACGAAAATGAACGGGACTATACGAGTTAACGGGCCCCGCGGATGATCTGGCACAATTGGCCTTGGTTTCGATCGAACAGGTAACCGCATGAAAGATGCAAAGAAACCCGATCTGTTGATTGTCGATGACGACCCGCTCATCACCGACACGCTTCAATTCGTCTTAAGCCGCGATTTCAATGTCTTCTGCGCCGAGTCGCGCCCGCAGGTGAAAAGCCTGTTGCGGCAACTGGACGCGCCGCCGGAACTCGCTCTCATCGATTTGGGCCTGCCGCCGAAACCGCATCAGCCGGACGAAGGCTTTCAGCTCATCACCGAATTGCTCGCGCATTCGCCGCGCATCAAGATCGTGGTGCTGTCTGGCCAAAGCGACGAAAGCAATGCCAAGCATGCGCGGACATTGGGCGCGATCGAGTTTGTCTCGAAACCCTGCGAGCCCGAGCGGCTCAAGGATTTGCTGCACAGCGCGCGCAATATCGCCACCGCCGAACGCACCGCGGAAAAACAGCAAAAGGCGGATGGCCTGATTGGGAAAGGACCCGCTGTCGAGAAACTTCGGCAGCAGATTCGGCAGTACGCCAGCCCCCCGTTTTCCGTGCTCATTGAAGGCGAATCGGGCAGCGGCAAGGAGCTTGTGGCCGTGTCCCTGCACAACCAGAGTCCGCGCGCGAGCAAGCCTTATCTCACGCTGAATTGCGCGGCCATGGCGCCTAATCTGATGGAAGCCGCTCTATTTGGACATGCGCGCGGGGCGTTTACCGGCGCCACCATCCAGCGCGCCGGGTTCTTCGAGGACACTCGGGATGGCACCTTATTCCTGGATGAAATTGGCGAGTTGCCTCTGGATTCGCAGGCGAAACTGCTGCGCGTGCTGGAAAACGGCGAATACCAGCGCGTAGGCGAAACACAGAACCGTTTCAGCCAGGCACGGGTGATCGCCGCCACTAACCGAGATCTTCGGCAAGAAGCCAAGGCCGGCCGCTTTCGCGTCGATCTTTATCACCGGTTGAG
Protein-coding sequences here:
- a CDS encoding metal-dependent hydrolase, whose translation is MSGFSTLLYKELLRFWKVAFQTVVAPVLTALLYLLIFSHVLEGRVEIYPGVGYTAFLIPGLAMMSLLQNAFANSSSSLIQSKVTGNIVFLLLTPLTPGATFLAYVLAATLRGITVCVGVVLGTMWLTQLPLVHPLWALAFAIGGGAILGALGLVAGLWADKFDQMAAFQNFIIVPLTFLSGVFYSIHSLPAFWQGISHLNPFFYMIDGFRFGFFGMSDVPPAKSLAIVAVCLVLLSAFTLHLIRTGYKLRH
- a CDS encoding ABC transporter substrate-binding protein; amino-acid sequence: MNFSRRTFVVWAGIAALSVFARLSFAQLAPDALVKGVADDVLKILSKNDTDAATVAKAIEEKIVMHFDFERIARLAVGKSWRQATPEQQQSIVAQFRALLLRSYTTAYSAARGVVVDVKPVKLQPTDDDVQVKTQIRLPGGAPPISVDYSMFKAPDAWKVYDVTVNEVSLVSTYRSTFSEQIKQGGIDGLIKALTEMNSRRTAAAQTKK
- the mlaE gene encoding lipid asymmetry maintenance ABC transporter permease subunit MlaE, with amino-acid sequence MDSGVRLIGHQVVNGVWRFGSATRFMGQVISQSLLGFRRPRLLLDEVFFSGVLSLIIIIISGLFVGMVLGVQGYETLKRYGSAEALGTLVALSLVRELGPVVSALLFASRAGSAMTAKLGLMKSNEQLSAMEMMAVDPFARVVSPMFWGGFIAMPLLAAIFSAMGIFGGYLIGVVILGVDTGAFWSQMQANVDLRYDIVNGVIKSVVFGAAVTAIALFEGYDSPPTAEGVSFAVTRTVVTSALAVLALDFVLTSFMFTGI
- a CDS encoding ABC transporter ATP-binding protein, producing the protein MAAIEVQGAYKRFGRVQALDGVTLTVQSGEFFGLLGPNGAGKTTLISILAGLARADQGSFRVAGHDVRTGYQQARRALGVVPQELVFDPFFSVRETLRIQSGYFGLRNNDAWIGHLIERLDLQDKAHANMRSLSGGMKRRVLVAQALVHKPPVIILDEPTAGVDVELRQALWQFVRELNVAGHTIVLTTHYLEEAEALCGRIAMLKQGRLVALDTTANLVRGLPGVHLRLRTAQARLPPALRAKVTAEQEGGFVMSLKSYGEIEATLAALREASVEVLEMEVLQADLEEVFVRMMAKAA
- a CDS encoding ABC transporter ATP-binding protein, translating into MEAPETPSADRPPAIRFRNTSRRYGAHLAVEDVSFDVLPGECFGLVGGNGAGKTTLLKCMLDFIPAHAGAIEIYGVPYGETRARSKIAFLPERFVPPYYLTGVDFLRYMLKLHERPYDAGATAAILEGLDLDQSALRKPVRDYSKGMTQKLGLAMCFLSEKELLVFDEPTTGLDPKARALFKTRIRGAVASGRSVLLTSHSLGDVEEMCQCMALLHHGRLLFMGSPQALREKFNAPTLEAAYLECISEGRK
- a CDS encoding sigma-54-dependent Fis family transcriptional regulator; protein product: MKDAKKPDLLIVDDDPLITDTLQFVLSRDFNVFCAESRPQVKSLLRQLDAPPELALIDLGLPPKPHQPDEGFQLITELLAHSPRIKIVVLSGQSDESNAKHARTLGAIEFVSKPCEPERLKDLLHSARNIATAERTAEKQQKADGLIGKGPAVEKLRQQIRQYASPPFSVLIEGESGSGKELVAVSLHNQSPRASKPYLTLNCAAMAPNLMEAALFGHARGAFTGATIQRAGFFEDTRDGTLFLDEIGELPLDSQAKLLRVLENGEYQRVGETQNRFSQARVIAATNRDLRQEAKAGRFRVDLYHRLSVFTINVPPLREMGEDRRLLAEFFCSFYAKQSGLAPFDFDAGATDLWMRYDFPGNVRELRNIVIRLATKYPGQCVDTEQLQAELDPDAFTSESSWLVLPRETGAALESAKAYLQAHKDFSLYALLRHWEKTFIDAAMALSNGNLSQAARVLGVHRTTLYSRMQTFGGGAASSGGAPQS
- a CDS encoding ABC transporter ATP-binding protein — encoded protein: MNSVPAGQDNVVEIDNVRFGYGSRAILNGISMSIPRGKVVAIMGGSGSGKTTVLRLIGGQLKPGAGQIQVMGEVVHQLPHDELYALRRRMGMLFQFGALFTDLTVFDNVAFPLREHSGLPESMIRDLVLMKLNAVGLRGAHALKPSELSGGMARRVALARAIALDPMLMMYDEPFTGLDPISVGVISNLIRKLNDALGATSILVTHDIHGSMPVVDYVYIVAAGTIVAKGTPREILSSEDLFVKQFVHGHPDGPVPFHYPSLRYAEDLGMAAR
- the mlaD gene encoding outer membrane lipid asymmetry maintenance protein MlaD; the encoded protein is MSRTAVDLWVGIFVTGGLIALLVLALKVGNASSVSETGGYRVIAEFDNIGGLKVRAPVKSAGVVVGRVEQVQFDNKKFVGRVTMLIGKSYEFPKDTIASILTAGLLGEQYVGLEGGGDELLLKNGDTMKMTQSAVVLEKIIGQFLYSKAAEGNSQK
- a CDS encoding STAS domain-containing protein codes for the protein MTIENRDGRYWVAGPVTIRNATALRDEGLRQFQQRGGGAIEVDLSAVTEVDSSALSILFEWARVLSRQGGTVRFHNLTQNMRSLASVYEVLDLLPSA